A stretch of Primulina tabacum isolate GXHZ01 chromosome 13, ASM2559414v2, whole genome shotgun sequence DNA encodes these proteins:
- the LOC142522843 gene encoding 4-alpha-glucanotransferase, chloroplastic/amyloplastic-like, protein MAIRTTLSVVPSSLSAPPRPAAISSNTKPSSQVHFQNGGALAVSVGEDLPLQYDTWLPKQDPNNRRRAGILLHPTSFPGPYGIGDLGHQAFRFLDWLHDAGCSLWQVLPLVPPDEVGSPYSGQDANCCNTLLISLEELVDDGLLEKEELPKPLDMDHVNFSAIGSIKKPLLVKAAKRLIYGKGELRNQLEEFRKDPNFAGWLEDAAYFAAIDNSLNASSWYDWPESLKNRHLAALEEIYQREKEFIDIFIAQQYLFQRQWQKIRDYARMKGISIMGDMAIYVGYHSADVWANKKQFLLNSSGFPLLVSGVPPDAFSITGQLWNSPLYDWKAMERDGFTWWIRRIKRAQNLFDEFRIDHFRGFAGFWAVPSEAKVATVGRWKVGPGKSLFDAIFGAVGDINIIAEDLGVITEDVVQLRKYIGAPGMAVLQFGFGSDSENPHLPHNHENNQVVYTGTHDNDTIRGWWDVLPQEEKSNVIKYLCNIDEEDVSWGIIQAALSSVAQTAIIPMQDILGLGSSARMNIPATVRGNWSWRIPNSKSFDMLTAEAKRLRDMLVMYGRA, encoded by the exons ATGGCCATTCGCACCACTTTGTCAGTCGTTCCTTCCTCTCTCTCCGCCCCTCCGAGACCTGCCGCTATTTCCAGTAACACGAAGCCATCGTCCCAAGTTCACTTTCAAAACGGCGGCGCATTAGCAGTCTCTGTCGGCGAGGATTTGCCGCTTCAATACGACACCTGGCTTCCCAAACAAGACCCCAACAATAGGAGGAGGGCGGGAATCCTCCTCCATCCCACGTCTTTTCCCGGGCCTTATGGCATTGGCGATCTCGGGCACCAAGCCTTCCGCTTCCTAGACTGGCTTCACGATGCTGGCTGTTCACTTTGGCAG GTGCTACCGCTTGTTCCACCAGATGAAGTGGGATCCCCTTACTCTGGACAG GATGCTAATTGCTGCAACACCCTTTTGATTTCCCTTGAGGAACTTGTAGATGATGGTTTACTAGAAAAAGAAGAGCTTCCGAAACCTTT AGACATGGATCATGTGAACTTCTCAGCCATTGGTAGCATTAAGAAACCGTTGTTGGTTAAg GCAGCAAAGAGGCTTATTTATGGCAAAGGGGAGTTGCGAAATCAACTCGAGGAGTTCCGTAAAGATCCAAATTTTGCAG GTTGGCTCGAAGATGCTGCTTACTTTGCTGCCATTGACAATTCTTTGAATGCATCTAGTTGGTATGATTGGCCTGAATCATTGAAAAATCGCCATCTTGCTGCTCTGGAAGAAATTTATCAAAGGGAAAAGGAATTT ATAGATATATTCATTGCTCAGCAATATCTGTTTCAAAGGCAATGGCAAAAAATTCGTGACTATGCTCGGATGAAGGGAATCAGCATAATGGGAGATATGGCTATATATGTTGGTTACCATAGCGCGGATGTGTGGGCTAATAAGAAACAATTTTTGCTG AATAGTAGTGGCTTCCCTCTTCTTGTTAGTGGTGTTCCTCCTGATGCCTTTAGTATAACTGGTCAACTTTGGAACAG CCCTCTGTATGACTGGAAGGCCATGGAAAGAGATGGATTTACATGGTGGATACGCCGTATAAAACGCGCACAGAATTTATTTGATGAATTCCGGATCGATCATTTCAGAGGCTTTGCTGGTTTTTGGGCTGTTCCTTCTG AGGCAAAAGTTGCAACCGTGGGACGTTGGAAG GTGGGACCTGGAAAGTCTTTGTTCGATGCCATCTTCGGAGCTGTGGGAGACATTAATATCATAGCAGAAGACTTG GGTGTAATCACTGAAGATGTGGTGCAACTTAGAAAATACATTGGAGCACCTGGAATGGCTGTCCTTCAGTTTG GATTTGGAAGTGATTCTGAAAATCCTCATTTACCTCATAATCACGAAAATAACCAAGTGGTTTACACCGGCACTCATGATAATGACACG ATCCGAGGGTGGTGGGATGTCTTACCCCAAGAAGAGAAATCTAAT GTGATAAAATATCTTTGTAATATTGATGAAGAGGATGTTTCATGGGGGATAATCCAGGCTGCACTTTCTTCAGTTGCTCAAACCGCAATAATACCCATGCAGGATATACTGGGGTTGGGAAGCTCAGCTAGAATGAACATCCCAGCAACTGTG CGAGGAAACTGGAGCTGGAGAATACCCAATTCCAAGAGCTTCGATATGTTGACAGCGGAAGCCAAGAGACTACGAGACATGCTAGTCATGTATGGACGGGCATAA
- the LOC142522011 gene encoding monothiol glutaredoxin-S1-like yields MDVLMILGAANSVVIFTKTSCCMSHSIKTLISSFGANPTIYEIDKLPNGKQIEKVLKTALGCNPSVPAVFIGKEFVGGSNEIISLNIQGKLKPLLIRANAIWI; encoded by the coding sequence ATGGACGTTCTGATGATATTGGGGGCTGCGAATTCGGTTGTGATATTCACCAAAACCAGCTGCTGCATGTCTCATTCAATCAAGACGTTGATAAGTAGTTTTGGAGCGAATCCTACGATATACGAGATCGATAAACTTCCGAATGGGAAGCAAATTGAGAAGGTGTTAAAAACAGCACTGGGGTGCAATCCGAGTGTGCCGGCGGTGTTCATTGGCAAGGAGTTTGTGGGTGGTTCTAATGAAATCATCAGCCTCAATATTCAGGGCAAGCTCAAGCCGTTGCTCATCAGAGCCAATGCCATATGGATCTAA
- the LOC142522416 gene encoding stress enhanced protein 2, chloroplastic-like gives MALAARPAFFRPRAEKHEVKMVEAQTPAQAPAKLSDNYGKIVLQPRLCTLRSFAGERGGVMKQAKNQDVDVSRFFETLSDYIESSKKSEDFEIISGRLAMIVFAATLSIEVVTGNSVFRKLDVQGISEAAGVCLAAVMGAALFAWFSSARNRVGPIFTSSCNTFIDSLVDQIIDGLFYESDWSDDI, from the exons ATGGCTCTGGCTGCGCGACCGGCTTTCTTCCGGCCGAGGGCGGAGAAGCATGAGGTGAAGATGGTGGAGGCTCAGACTCCGGCGCAGGCGCCGGCGAAGTTGTCCGATAATTATGGGAAGATCGTGCTGCAGCCCAGGCTGTGTACGCTGAGGTCTTTTGCGGGTGAGCGTGGTGGGGTGATGAAGCAGGCCAAGAACCAAGACGTCGACGTTTCGAGGTTCTTCGAAACGTTGTCGGATTATATCGAGAGCTCCAAGAAGAGCGAGGACTTTGAAATCATCTCTGGACGTCTTGCCATG ATTGTGTTTGCTGCAACACTTAGCATAGAAGTGGTGACTGGGAATTCAGTATTTCGGAAGCTGGATGTGCAAGGGATCTCGGAAGCGGCGGGCGTTTGCTTGGCGGCTGTGATGGGTGCTGCTCTATTTGCTTGGTTTTCAAGTGCTCGGAACAGAGTCGGCCCGATCTTCACGTCGAGCTGCAACACCTTCATCGACTCGCTAGTTGATCAGATCATCGATGGACTTTTCTATGAATCTGATTGGTCCGATGACATTTAA